The Setaria italica strain Yugu1 chromosome IX, Setaria_italica_v2.0, whole genome shotgun sequence genome has a window encoding:
- the LOC101773500 gene encoding putative lipid-binding protein AIR1, which yields MAVARRNGSGAAVLALSQLLLLATHSAAACGGGYSPCTKPPPVPAPCPPIPRAPSGGGGGMGSQSRCPVNALKLGACASVLGGLLSLELGQQAGSAPSLSSPAQQQQPCCQLLGGLADLDAAVCLCTALRANVLGLVQLSIPVQLSVVVNSCGKNVPQGFQCPT from the coding sequence ATGGCAGTGGCACGCAGAAACGGTAGTGGCGCCGCCGTTCTGGCGCTgagccagctcctcctcctggccACCCACTCGGCCgccgcctgcggcggcggctactCACCGTGCACCaagccgccgcccgtgccggcGCCGTGCCCGCCGATCCCGAGggcgccgagcggcggcggcggcggcatgggcaGCCAGAGCAGGTGCCCGGTGAACGCGCTGAAGCTGGGCGCGTGCGCGAGCGTGCTGGGCGGGCTGCTGAGCCTGGAGCTGGGCCAGCAGGCGGGCTCGGCGCCGTCGTTGTCCAGtcccgcgcagcagcagcagccgtgcTGCCAGCTCCTGGGCGGGCTGGCCGACCTGGACGCGGCCGTGTGCCTGTGCACGGCGCTGCGAGCCAACGTGCTGGGCCTCGTCCAGCTGAGCATCCCCGTCCAGCTCAGCGTCGTCGTCAACTCCTGCGGCAAGAACGTCCCGCAGGGCTTCCAGTGCCCGACCTGA